One Halobacterium zhouii genomic region harbors:
- the srp19 gene encoding signal recognition particle subunit SRP19: MVENVIWPAYFDATRSRREGRRIPLSLAVEEPTVDEIATAVQQVGYDAVVERDVAYPRQNWEASGRVLVKDADDAGKSDLLQAIAAYVTALRD, encoded by the coding sequence ATGGTCGAGAACGTCATCTGGCCCGCCTACTTCGACGCGACCCGCTCGCGTCGCGAGGGCCGCCGCATCCCGCTCTCGCTCGCGGTCGAGGAGCCGACGGTCGACGAGATTGCGACCGCAGTCCAGCAGGTCGGCTACGACGCCGTCGTCGAACGAGACGTTGCGTACCCCCGGCAGAACTGGGAGGCGTCCGGACGCGTGCTCGTGAAGGACGCAGACGACGCCGGAAAATCAGACCTTCTGCAGGCCATCGCCGCGTACGTGACGGCGCTCCGAGATTGA
- a CDS encoding twin-arginine translocation signal domain-containing protein, whose product MDRRKFIKTAGAVTAGLTLAGCAGTGENSNPPEGDTGDEPVNDESPGWFNTDLSINEERMGQEVEITQSSLFRTSESFGVRFTVKNKSGAPLTNVTVHVRMMGPDGDVLDEWTTALAEVESIGDLAQNETWQGDVLFEETDPSTILNQNVSFDIWATAEGESGAGVTETTTSGG is encoded by the coding sequence ATGGACCGACGAAAATTCATCAAAACGGCCGGAGCGGTGACCGCAGGTCTCACGCTCGCCGGGTGTGCTGGAACAGGCGAAAATTCCAACCCGCCCGAGGGAGATACGGGGGACGAACCGGTGAACGACGAGAGTCCGGGGTGGTTCAACACCGACCTGAGCATCAACGAAGAGCGGATGGGTCAGGAGGTCGAGATCACGCAGTCGTCGCTGTTCCGAACCTCGGAGAGCTTCGGCGTTCGGTTCACGGTCAAGAACAAGAGCGGCGCGCCGTTGACCAACGTGACCGTTCACGTCCGGATGATGGGTCCGGACGGCGACGTTCTCGACGAGTGGACGACGGCCCTGGCCGAGGTGGAGTCGATCGGCGACCTCGCTCAGAACGAGACGTGGCAGGGGGACGTCCTGTTCGAGGAGACGGACCCCAGCACGATCCTGAACCAGAACGTCTCCTTCGACATCTGGGCGACCGCCGAGGGCGAGTCGGGCGCGGGAGTCACCGAAACGACGACCAGCGGCGGGTAA
- a CDS encoding H/ACA ribonucleoprotein complex subunit GAR1 produces the protein MHRAGDVVRVTQGVAVLRCEGEDHPDIGASVVDQNLDDVGRVVDVFGPVERPYLSVTPDDGVHLPSLVGQTLYVR, from the coding sequence ATGCACCGGGCCGGCGACGTGGTCCGCGTCACGCAGGGCGTCGCAGTGCTGCGCTGTGAGGGCGAAGATCACCCGGACATCGGCGCAAGCGTCGTCGACCAGAACCTCGACGACGTCGGCCGCGTCGTCGACGTGTTCGGCCCCGTCGAACGGCCCTACCTCTCGGTGACGCCAGACGACGGCGTCCACCTCCCTAGTCTCGTCGGGCAGACGCTGTACGTCCGGTGA